A segment of the Agarivorans albus genome:
GGCCAAAATACTCAGCTTCGTCCGATTATCTATTTATATTTATTTGGTACTTTTGCCGCATCGTTAACGGCGGTAGCCATGAGCTTTATGTTCCCTACCGAGTTAGTGCTAGTGAGCACCGAAACCTCGGCTAATCCTCCGCAAGGCATTGGCGAGGTATTACACACCTTACTGTTTAAAATTGTCGATAACCCAATTAGCGCCATTATGAATGGCAACTACATTGGCATTTTAGCGTGGGCAATTGGTTTAGGTATTGCCATGCATAGCGCATCGGACACCACCAAAACCTTGTTTAATGACGTGGCTGCGGGTGTATCAAGCATTGTGCGTTTTGTTATTCGTTTAGCGCCAATTGGTATTTTTGGCTTGGTGGCAAACACTATTGCGCAAACCGGCTTCTCGGTATTGCTAGGCTACAGCCAGCTATTGTTGGTACTCATTGGCTCTATGTTATTGATTGCCTTAGTGATGAACCCGCTGCTAGTGTTCTATAAAATTCGTCGCAACCCTTACCCATTAGTATTTAAGTGTTTACGTGAAAGTGGTGTAACCGCCTTCTTCACCCGTAGCTCTGCTGCGAACATTCCAGTAAATATGGATTTAGCCCAGCGCTTAAAGCTAGATGAAGATACTTACTCGGTGTCTATCCCACTAGGTGCCACCATTAACATGGCCGGTGCTGCAATTACCATTACCGTGTTATCACTAGCGGC
Coding sequences within it:
- the sstT gene encoding serine/threonine transporter SstT produces the protein MKQQSNNSILQFITQGSLVLQILIGIIAGSILAVLAPSAATSIGMLGSLFVGALKAVAPVLVFVLVAASVASHKRGQNTQLRPIIYLYLFGTFAASLTAVAMSFMFPTELVLVSTETSANPPQGIGEVLHTLLFKIVDNPISAIMNGNYIGILAWAIGLGIAMHSASDTTKTLFNDVAAGVSSIVRFVIRLAPIGIFGLVANTIAQTGFSVLLGYSQLLLVLIGSMLLIALVMNPLLVFYKIRRNPYPLVFKCLRESGVTAFFTRSSAANIPVNMDLAQRLKLDEDTYSVSIPLGATINMAGAAITITVLSLAAVHTLGIQVDFATALLLSVVAAVSACGASGVAGGSLLLIPLACSLFGVSNDVAMQVVAVGFIIGVLQDSAETALNSSTDVLFTAACCKAAEEK